Proteins from a genomic interval of Plasmodium reichenowi strain SY57 chromosome 13, whole genome shotgun sequence:
- a CDS encoding MSF1-like protein, putative, with translation TINTVNYTLNPFVNITEKCEYFQKENDQNNTHYKQSTTLNINGFGYMKSLIENTIINTIREKSKQGISIMNDTIKRTMNDNIYINNLDKEKK, from the exons ACAATAAATACTGTTAATTATACACTCAACCCTTTCGTTAACATAACAGAAAAATGTGAATATTTccaaaaagaaaatgatc AAAATAACACACATTATAAACAAAGCACTACGTTGAATATTAATGGCTTTGGTTATATGAAGAGTCTAATAGAAAAT aCAATAATTAATACAATACGTGAAAAAAGTAAGCAAGGAATATCTATCATGAACGATACTATAAAGAGAACAATGAATGAcaacatttatataaacaatttggataaagaaaaaaaataa
- a CDS encoding micro-fibrillar-associated protein, putative, protein MSTVNELLNYFVVNDDNDDLNKNDEKNKNKEKTVVRRYFPGKKPHYAKKGEDDDDDEEEDEEPGDRNQLEEQEKGEREFNKVINEPLIKKEHENKNIITQTIKHNNNIDNRYERLKNKNLGGDNQERIRSRRREVTIIDNKENEKLVEHIQENTKKVDEYEDIIKNIKEYNKKDAGDYNDDDENDHEDHDDEDDDEDDDEDDDEDDDEDDDEDDPASDDDYMNEGNNERIMKHEFKLKTSRRTLMENKNKEEAEKKTLQNLNEEKELIEIEKKENAIKEVLNQDMLEEKLKSKENNVFSSEEDFEEDEQDEELNEEEYELWKIRHINRLKRDELDRKKHEILELEIKKRRKMTDKEIIQDNKTLPNKEKKKKRKMLFMQKYYHKGGFYQDLFEEGKEEIYLRDYNEPVYEDKVDRQNLPKVLQVRRGKFGKQGQSKYTHLLDNDTSRKDSLWNNIESNIKFKDKKKDQFDRPTYRKKN, encoded by the exons atgagCACAGTGAATGAacttttaaattattttgttgtaaatgatgataatgacgatttgaataaaaatgatgaaaaaaataaaaacaaagaaaaaacGGTCGTAAGAAGATATTTTCCTGGAAAg AAACCTCATTATGCAAAAAAAGGGGAAGAcgatgatgatgatgaagagGAAGATGAAGAACCAGGAGATCGTAACCAACTGGAGGAACAAGAAAAAGGAGAAAGAGAATTTAACAAAGTTATTAATGAACCactaataaaaaaagaacatgaaaataaaaatataattacGCAAACTattaaacataataataatattgataataGATATGAAagattaaaaaataaaa ATTTAGGGGGAGATAATCAGGAAAGGATAAGAAGCAGAAGAAGAGAAGTAACCATAATTGATAAcaaagaaaatgaaaaattagTTGAACATATTCAAGAAAATACTAAAAAGGTAGATGAATACgaagatattataaaaaatattaaggaatataataaaaaagacGCAGGTgattataatgatgatgatgaaaacGACCACGAAGATcatgatgatgaagatgatgatgaagatgatgatgaagatgatgatgaagatgatgaCGAAGATGATGACGAAGACGATCCCGCTTCAGATGATGATTATATGAATGAAGGAAATAACGAAAGAATTATGAAACATGAATTTAAATTGAAAACATCACGAAGGACACTtatggaaaataaaaacaaagaaGAAGCGGAGAAAAAAACCTTACAAAACCTAAACgaagaaaaagaattaatagaaatagaaaaaaaagaaaatgcAATAAAAGAAGTTTTAAACCAAGACATGttagaagaaaaattaaaaagtaaagaaaataatgttTTTTCCTCCGAAGAAGATTTTGAGGAAGATGAACAAGATGAAGaattaaatgaagaagaatACGAATTGTGGAAAATAAGACATATCAATAGATTAAAAAGAGATGAATTAGATCGAAAGAAACATGAAATCTTGGAATTagaaataaagaaaaggagaaaaatgacagataaagaaattatacaagataataaaacattaccaaataaagaaaaaaaaaaaaaaagaaaaatgttATTTATGCAAAAGTATTATCATAAAGGAGGTTTCTATCAAGATTTATTTGAAGAAGgtaaagaagaaatatatttaagaGATTATAATGAACCAGTATATGAGGATAAAGTTGATAGACAAAATTTACCAAAAGTATTGCAAGTAAGAAGAGGAAAATTTGGAAAACAAGGACAATCCAAATATACACATTTATTGGATAATGATACATCTCGAAAAGATTCTTTGTGGAATAATATTGAATCTAATATTAAATTCAAGGACAAGAAAAAGGATCAATTTGATAGACCTacatatagaaaaaaaaattaa